From the genome of Bacteroidota bacterium, one region includes:
- a CDS encoding diacylglycerol kinase family protein — MLPTYLILNPRSGRGRSEELIPSIRDHFKAKNIPFDLHVTMCQGDATKVAAEMSKHYPIFVAAGGDGTVNEVVNGIAGTDCALGILPLGSGNDFARTLAYSKRLSNSLQSITRQSIKTIDLGYIEVVNSSGRTTEKFFINSVGIGLDAQVAHEAGRISWVRGLAKYGIAAIKVLASYKAEASTAISPEFESTGKHLLISIGNGKSSGGGFFLTPDAILDDGMLDVCLAKNLSMSEILRIFPFVLIGRHGRFGKIELKRTKKLSVASNTDLPVHVDGEVLGLDIREVRLEVKAAAIKVLVP; from the coding sequence GTGCTCCCGACCTATCTCATTCTTAACCCTCGTTCAGGCCGCGGACGAAGTGAGGAACTGATCCCGTCCATTCGCGACCATTTTAAGGCAAAGAACATTCCGTTTGACCTACACGTTACGATGTGCCAGGGTGATGCTACGAAGGTCGCTGCTGAGATGAGCAAGCATTATCCAATTTTTGTAGCGGCCGGCGGCGACGGAACAGTGAACGAAGTGGTCAACGGCATCGCAGGGACAGATTGTGCACTCGGCATATTGCCCCTCGGGTCCGGGAACGATTTCGCAAGGACACTCGCTTATTCTAAACGATTAAGCAACTCGTTACAATCAATTACGAGACAATCGATTAAAACGATTGATCTCGGTTATATTGAAGTAGTAAATTCGTCCGGACGAACAACGGAGAAGTTCTTTATCAATTCTGTCGGAATTGGATTAGATGCACAGGTTGCACATGAAGCGGGACGAATTTCTTGGGTCCGCGGTCTTGCAAAGTACGGTATAGCTGCGATAAAGGTGTTGGCTAGTTACAAAGCGGAAGCTTCAACGGCAATCAGTCCCGAATTCGAGAGCACGGGAAAACATCTGCTGATATCGATAGGCAACGGCAAAAGCTCCGGGGGCGGGTTTTTTCTGACGCCGGATGCGATCCTCGACGATGGAATGTTGGATGTTTGCCTCGCGAAGAACCTTTCTATGTCAGAGATTTTAAGAATTTTTCCTTTTGTGCTCATTGGAAGGCATGGCAGGTTTGGGAAGATCGAGCTCAAGAGGACAAAAAAACTCTCAGTTGCATCAAACACGGATCTGCCGGTTCATGTGGATGGTGAGGTCTTAGGATTAGATATACGAGAAGTGAGACTGGAAGTAAAGGCTGCCGCAATCAAAGTCCTGGTTCCTTAG
- the dapF gene encoding diaminopimelate epimerase, whose protein sequence is MKMSGAGNDFVVVDNRSGIVSAPDVFAQQVCDRRRGIGADGLLLLEPSAKADFLMKYYNADGSYGGMCGNGGRCISRYAYLKHLVVKPEIRFEALEHIYAASVLHDRVRLEMKDPTDFRMDQDVEVAGRLVHFHFVNSGSPHCVIFLEENRSLGPDLDSVDVQAIGKEIRYHRSFSPAGTNVNFIEKNISGAYVIRTYERGVEAETLACGTGSVAAALIIHEVKNAPAPVSLQVRSGESLEIGFQKNGDRKYHEVSLSGSAHVVFSGKISYEFSSQSIVDFD, encoded by the coding sequence ATGAAAATGTCCGGAGCAGGAAATGATTTTGTCGTTGTGGACAACCGCAGCGGCATTGTTTCTGCTCCCGACGTCTTTGCACAGCAGGTATGCGACCGAAGAAGAGGTATCGGCGCAGACGGACTGTTATTGCTTGAACCAAGTGCAAAGGCAGATTTCCTGATGAAGTATTACAACGCAGACGGAAGCTACGGGGGCATGTGCGGCAACGGCGGTCGGTGCATCAGCCGGTACGCATACCTAAAGCATCTTGTCGTTAAGCCCGAGATCAGGTTCGAGGCCTTGGAACATATTTATGCCGCTTCAGTTTTGCACGACCGGGTAAGACTTGAGATGAAAGACCCCACGGACTTTCGCATGGATCAAGACGTTGAAGTGGCCGGCCGTCTGGTTCATTTTCATTTTGTGAATTCGGGTTCTCCGCATTGCGTTATTTTTCTTGAAGAGAACAGGAGCCTGGGACCCGATCTCGATAGTGTCGATGTTCAGGCAATCGGGAAAGAAATCCGATACCACAGATCTTTCTCTCCCGCCGGTACCAACGTGAATTTTATTGAGAAAAATATTTCAGGAGCTTATGTAATAAGAACTTATGAGAGGGGAGTTGAAGCAGAGACTTTAGCTTGCGGGACCGGCTCTGTTGCGGCGGCCCTGATTATTCATGAGGTCAAAAATGCGCCAGCTCCCGTTTCACTTCAAGTTCGGAGTGGCGAATCGTTGGAAATCGGCTTCCAAAAGAACGGGGACCGAAAGTACCACGAAGTGTCATTGAGCGGCAGCGCTCATGTTGTCTTTAGTGGGAAAATATCTTATGAATTCTCTTCTCAATCCATCGTCGACTTCGATTAG